One window from the genome of Syntrophorhabdaceae bacterium encodes:
- the gatB gene encoding Asp-tRNA(Asn)/Glu-tRNA(Gln) amidotransferase subunit GatB translates to MDYGNYEGVMGLEVHAHLLTESKIFCGCSTRFGAQPNSHTCPTCMGLPGALPVLNRKVVEFAIKLGLALHCSINPRSIFARKNYFYPDLPKGYQISQYEEPICGSGWLDIATEGQTKRIRILRIHMEEDAGKLVHERTIETSSYSMVDYNRSSTPLLEIVSEPDLRTPEEATAYLKTLRDILMYLEICDGNMEEGSFRCDANVSVRKKGDDAFGTRAELKNLNSFRYIERSLDYEIVRQIALIKKGGTVVQETRLFNAEQGVTYSMRGKEEAHDYRYFPEPDLLPVIVDDAWVENVRKTLPELPAEKMERLMKEYGLPRYDVEILASDRELAAYFEDVLRLFPEAKTVSNFIMTELLRELKDGNVSPKDSPVTPAQLAELLALIKDGTISNKIGKEIFPEIYRTGASPREYVKEKGLLQISDEGAIVGIIDAVIARSPKEVADFRAGKEKLIGFFVGQVMRETKGKANPALLNELLLKKLKP, encoded by the coding sequence GTGGATTACGGTAATTACGAGGGCGTGATGGGTCTTGAGGTCCATGCCCATCTTCTTACGGAGAGCAAGATCTTCTGCGGCTGTTCGACGCGGTTCGGCGCACAGCCCAACAGCCATACCTGCCCTACCTGCATGGGCCTGCCGGGAGCGCTGCCGGTTCTCAACAGGAAGGTGGTCGAGTTCGCCATAAAACTGGGGCTCGCTCTTCATTGTTCCATCAACCCCAGGAGCATCTTCGCCCGGAAGAACTACTTCTACCCCGACCTGCCGAAAGGATACCAGATATCCCAGTACGAAGAACCCATCTGCGGCAGCGGATGGCTCGACATCGCCACAGAGGGTCAGACAAAGCGCATCCGCATCCTGCGCATCCACATGGAAGAGGACGCGGGCAAGCTCGTCCACGAACGCACCATCGAGACAAGCAGCTACAGCATGGTTGACTACAACCGTTCGAGCACTCCTCTTCTGGAGATTGTCAGCGAACCCGATCTGAGGACACCGGAGGAGGCGACGGCATACCTCAAGACGCTGCGCGATATCCTCATGTACCTGGAGATATGCGATGGCAACATGGAAGAAGGCAGCTTCCGCTGCGATGCCAACGTCTCGGTCAGGAAAAAGGGAGATGACGCCTTCGGTACGAGGGCGGAGCTTAAGAACCTGAACTCATTCCGTTACATCGAGAGGTCCCTCGATTACGAGATCGTCCGCCAGATAGCCCTCATCAAGAAAGGGGGCACCGTGGTTCAGGAAACGCGGCTCTTCAATGCGGAGCAGGGTGTCACCTATTCCATGCGCGGCAAGGAAGAGGCCCACGATTATCGCTATTTCCCCGAACCGGACCTTCTTCCCGTCATCGTGGACGACGCATGGGTGGAGAACGTAAGAAAGACCTTGCCCGAGCTTCCCGCGGAGAAGATGGAACGGCTCATGAAGGAATATGGCCTTCCCCGCTATGACGTGGAGATACTCGCCTCCGACAGGGAACTGGCCGCCTATTTCGAGGACGTCCTCAGGCTTTTCCCCGAGGCGAAGACAGTGAGCAACTTCATCATGACCGAACTCTTGCGGGAACTCAAGGACGGCAACGTCTCCCCCAAGGACTCCCCCGTCACACCCGCACAGCTTGCCGAACTTCTCGCACTTATCAAGGACGGCACCATCAGCAACAAGATCGGCAAGGAGATATTCCCGGAGATATACCGCACCGGCGCCTCCCCCCGGGAATATGTTAAGGAGAAGGGCCTTCTCCAGATATCCGACGAGGGGGCCATAGTCGGCATCATCGACGCTGTCATTGCCCGGTCGCCGAAAGAAGTGGCTGACTTCAGGGCCGGCAAGGAGAAACTCATCGGCTTTTTCGTGGGGCAGGTCATGAGGGAAACGAAAGGCAAGGCCAACCCGGCGCTGCTCAACGAACTGCTGCTCAAGAAACTGAAGCCATAG
- the mtgA gene encoding monofunctional biosynthetic peptidoglycan transglycosylase: protein MAKRRGKKKRPGKLLRFIKISIVLMLLLILGFAGFYMVYPDVSKLKKQNPGKTSFMEYREDEYRAKGKKIRIQSRWVPLKAISPYLMKAVLIAEDDKFWSHHGFDREAIQKAFEKNLESGKFKLGGSTISQQLTKNLYLTPAKNPVRKLKEAMITWRLERTLSKRRILEIYLNVVEWGEGVFGAEVASRRHFGKSAAALTAEEAAKLAAALPNPRRYRVDGTSRYVERRAKAIYAIMVRRGIVIPEYEEVVATQQEPTEGAVPTQPAERESANPVDPLSTPAPDGQ from the coding sequence ATGGCAAAAAGAAGAGGCAAAAAGAAAAGGCCGGGGAAGCTCCTGCGTTTCATCAAGATATCCATTGTTCTCATGCTCCTCCTGATACTGGGGTTCGCGGGGTTCTACATGGTCTACCCCGACGTATCGAAGCTCAAGAAACAAAACCCGGGCAAGACATCCTTCATGGAGTACCGCGAGGATGAATACCGGGCGAAGGGTAAGAAGATAAGGATACAATCGCGATGGGTTCCGCTGAAGGCCATATCCCCCTATCTTATGAAGGCCGTTCTCATAGCGGAGGACGATAAGTTCTGGTCCCACCATGGTTTCGATAGGGAGGCCATCCAGAAGGCCTTCGAAAAGAACCTCGAATCGGGCAAGTTCAAACTGGGGGGAAGCACCATCAGTCAGCAGCTCACGAAGAACCTCTACCTCACGCCTGCCAAGAACCCCGTCCGCAAGCTCAAAGAGGCGATGATCACCTGGAGGCTCGAGCGGACACTCTCAAAGAGGCGGATCCTCGAGATCTACCTGAACGTGGTCGAATGGGGGGAAGGTGTTTTCGGGGCCGAGGTGGCTTCCCGCCGCCACTTCGGTAAGTCGGCGGCGGCACTCACCGCCGAAGAGGCGGCAAAGCTGGCAGCGGCCCTGCCCAACCCGAGACGCTACCGCGTGGACGGAACATCACGCTACGTCGAGCGCCGGGCGAAAGCCATCTACGCGATCATGGTACGAAGGGGCATCGTGATCCCCGAATACGAGGAAGTCGTGGCCACCCAGCAGGAACCCACCGAAGGAGCTGTCCCCACGCAGCCAGCCGAAAGGGAAAGCGCCAACCCTGTAGATCCTTTGTCTACACCGGCGCCTGATGGGCAATGA
- a CDS encoding FtsQ-type POTRA domain-containing protein — protein sequence MKKLLYTLFIGPVCILSMLSIAYLFSREEPLFFLQNIKVNGLSQLGDKETMAKITPHLTESIFKVDVAKVREALTSHPFVKEVSVKRVYPFSIIIDVREKTPSALWVAGDGSIYVLDEEGEPYRFLGKDEVQGLYLISTRDRSDVKKVFNETNGFITEDLLKKGQISEVSYRDGGLTIFGLKDGVEIILGREDHRKRLKRAMAVLRDAAKRGLVIKCIDARFEKGAIIQERKG from the coding sequence ATGAAAAAGCTTCTTTACACACTCTTCATCGGGCCGGTGTGCATCCTTTCGATGCTGTCCATCGCCTACCTGTTCTCCCGGGAGGAACCCCTCTTTTTTCTGCAGAACATAAAGGTGAACGGTTTGAGCCAGCTCGGCGACAAGGAGACGATGGCAAAGATAACCCCTCACCTCACGGAAAGCATTTTCAAGGTGGACGTGGCAAAGGTCCGGGAAGCTCTCACATCCCATCCCTTCGTGAAGGAAGTAAGCGTGAAGAGGGTCTATCCCTTCTCCATCATCATCGACGTCAGGGAAAAGACTCCTTCTGCCCTCTGGGTCGCCGGCGACGGCTCCATTTACGTCCTCGATGAAGAAGGAGAGCCCTATCGCTTCCTTGGAAAGGATGAGGTCCAGGGCCTCTATCTCATCAGCACCCGGGACAGGTCCGACGTGAAGAAGGTCTTCAACGAGACGAACGGTTTTATAACCGAGGATCTCCTGAAAAAAGGACAGATCTCGGAGGTATCCTACCGGGACGGCGGCCTTACCATCTTCGGACTCAAGGACGGAGTGGAGATAATACTCGGCAGAGAAGACCACAGGAAAAGATTGAAAAGGGCCATGGCAGTCCTTCGGGACGCGGCCAAGCGGGGCCTTGTCATAAAATGCATCGATGCGCGCTTCGAAAAGGGCGCCATAATCCAGGAGAGAAAGGGGTGA
- the ftsA gene encoding cell division protein FtsA gives MKDDEQLLVGLDIGTTKICVVVGKASESQVNIIGIGSHPSTGLRKGVVVNMDSTVNSIKKAVQEAELMAGIKIDSCLAGIGGAHIKSFNSNGVVAVKDREVRPDDIDRAIDAAKAVAIPADRELIHVIPQEFIVDDQDGIRDPVGITGVRLEVKVHIVTGSISSAQNIIKCCKLAGLNVDDVILCQLASAEAVLTPEEKEIGVAVVDIGGGTSDIAVYASGAIKHTSVLPFGGNNITNDIAIGLRTPIDDAEKIKKKYGCAMASLVGQNETIEVPSVGGRKPRTLQRKTLADIIEPRVEEVASLIYEEIKKSGLEKLLASGVVLTGGCSNLDGLPEMAENIFNLPARKGDPTGVGGLIDVVNNPAYATAVGLLLFGFKEGRGKKRGFDATRSMRKLFSNQKLLTKMKDWFKEIF, from the coding sequence GTGAAGGACGACGAACAGCTCCTCGTGGGGCTTGACATTGGGACGACAAAGATCTGCGTGGTCGTCGGAAAGGCGTCGGAAAGCCAGGTCAACATCATCGGCATCGGTTCGCACCCGTCAACGGGTCTGCGCAAAGGTGTTGTCGTCAACATGGACAGCACCGTAAATTCCATCAAGAAGGCCGTCCAGGAAGCGGAGCTCATGGCCGGCATCAAGATCGATTCATGTCTCGCCGGCATAGGGGGGGCCCATATAAAAAGCTTCAACAGCAACGGCGTCGTGGCCGTCAAGGACAGGGAGGTCCGGCCCGATGACATCGACCGCGCCATAGACGCCGCAAAGGCGGTGGCCATCCCTGCGGACAGGGAACTCATCCACGTCATCCCCCAGGAATTTATCGTCGACGACCAGGACGGGATCAGGGACCCCGTCGGCATAACGGGAGTGAGGCTCGAGGTCAAGGTGCACATCGTGACGGGCAGCATCTCCTCCGCCCAGAACATCATCAAGTGCTGCAAACTGGCGGGGCTCAACGTCGACGACGTCATACTCTGCCAGCTTGCGTCCGCCGAGGCCGTCCTCACACCCGAGGAGAAGGAGATCGGCGTCGCCGTCGTCGACATCGGCGGAGGGACGAGCGATATCGCCGTCTACGCCAGCGGCGCGATAAAGCATACGTCCGTCCTGCCTTTCGGCGGCAACAATATAACGAACGATATCGCCATCGGTCTCAGGACGCCCATCGATGACGCGGAAAAGATAAAGAAAAAATATGGCTGTGCCATGGCAAGCCTTGTCGGTCAGAACGAAACCATCGAGGTTCCGAGCGTCGGCGGGCGCAAGCCCCGGACGCTTCAGCGCAAAACATTGGCCGACATCATAGAACCAAGGGTCGAGGAGGTGGCTTCCCTCATCTACGAAGAGATAAAGAAATCGGGTCTGGAAAAGCTCCTCGCCTCCGGCGTGGTATTGACGGGCGGCTGCTCGAACCTCGACGGCCTCCCGGAGATGGCGGAGAACATATTCAACCTGCCGGCGCGAAAGGGAGACCCCACAGGCGTGGGAGGCCTTATCGACGTCGTCAACAACCCCGCCTATGCAACGGCGGTGGGGCTTTTGCTTTTTGGTTTCAAGGAGGGGAGAGGAAAGAAACGTGGGTTCGATGCGACGCGGTCGATGAGGAAGCTCTTCAGCAACCAGAAGCTGCTCACGAAAATGAAAGACTGGTTTAAAGAAATCTTCTAG
- the ftsZ gene encoding cell division protein FtsZ, protein MFYMDESNGFSAKLIVVGVGGGGCNALNNMVQSGVQGVEFIAVNTDIKSLSACKAPIKIQIGTKLTEGLGAGANPEVGKKSALEDVDKIKDHLKGAHMVFITCGLGGGTGTGASPVIAEIAREVGALTVAITTKPFAFEGKDRMTQSENGVVQLKSRVDSLITIPNQRLLSIGGKHMTIMEAFLKADEVLLNAVRSISDLIVGSGHVVVDFADVKTIMSERGMAIMGIGESTGENRARDAAQKAISSPLLEDISIHGARGVLINVTGNTDMTLMEVSEASTLIQEQAHEDAKIIWGLVYDESMQDSLRITVIATGFEERAVIDEDKTEPFLRGKLFDDENVPSFIKKKVAIDYKVDYKEIRQKSDTIDIDDDRYDIPTFLRKQAD, encoded by the coding sequence ATGTTCTACATGGACGAGAGCAACGGATTTTCGGCAAAACTCATAGTGGTCGGCGTTGGAGGGGGTGGCTGCAACGCGCTCAACAACATGGTTCAATCGGGGGTTCAGGGCGTGGAGTTCATCGCCGTCAACACCGATATCAAATCGTTGAGTGCGTGCAAGGCTCCCATCAAGATCCAGATCGGCACGAAACTGACAGAGGGTCTCGGAGCGGGAGCGAATCCCGAGGTGGGCAAGAAATCCGCCCTCGAGGATGTCGACAAGATCAAGGACCATCTCAAGGGAGCACACATGGTCTTTATCACCTGCGGCCTCGGCGGCGGAACCGGAACCGGAGCGTCACCCGTCATCGCCGAGATAGCAAGGGAAGTCGGGGCCCTTACCGTGGCCATCACCACGAAACCCTTTGCCTTTGAAGGAAAGGACAGGATGACGCAGTCGGAGAACGGCGTCGTTCAGCTGAAATCGCGTGTCGACTCCCTCATCACCATACCGAACCAGAGACTTCTTTCCATAGGCGGCAAGCATATGACGATCATGGAGGCCTTTCTCAAGGCGGATGAGGTCCTTCTCAATGCCGTCAGGAGCATCTCCGACCTCATCGTCGGATCCGGCCATGTCGTCGTCGACTTTGCCGACGTGAAGACGATCATGAGCGAACGGGGCATGGCGATCATGGGCATCGGCGAGTCAACGGGCGAGAACAGGGCCCGCGACGCGGCCCAGAAGGCCATATCGAGCCCGCTCCTCGAAGACATCTCCATCCACGGCGCCCGCGGCGTTCTCATCAACGTCACCGGCAACACCGATATGACCCTGATGGAAGTCAGCGAGGCTTCCACCCTCATTCAGGAACAGGCCCACGAGGATGCGAAGATCATCTGGGGTCTCGTCTATGATGAGTCCATGCAGGATTCCTTAAGGATAACCGTCATAGCCACCGGCTTCGAGGAACGCGCCGTCATCGACGAAGACAAGACGGAGCCCTTCCTCCGCGGCAAGCTCTTTGACGACGAGAACGTCCCGTCCTTCATCAAAAAGAAGGTGGCCATCGACTACAAGGTCGACTATAAAGAGATCAGGCAGAAAAGCGACACCATCGACATCGATGATGACCGCTACGACATTCCGACATTCCTCAGGAAGCAGGCAGACTAA
- the mtnA gene encoding S-methyl-5-thioribose-1-phosphate isomerase gives MTDHIYWKNGVLYLLDQRELPFRKTYVKCSTAADVMLAINNMTVRGAPLLGIVAAYGLVLGLKERKAARQSIGARDVARIAKKLGDTRPTAVNLFWALRRMTEAFKGHAGDADIVEDMLGEALAIHVEDIENNRILSLYGAELIDDGDTIMTHCNAGALATGGYGTALGVMRAAHESGKKIKVIATETRPYMQGSRLTVWELMQEGIPVELVPENHAGLLCSTRAVNKIITGADRIAANGDTANKIGTFMIALAANAYKIPFYIAAPVSTFDRTIEDGSHIVIEERSAREVKYLDDRLLTVKDAKARYFGFDVTPSRCITGFITEKGIIEKPFKKYIRML, from the coding sequence ATGACCGATCACATTTACTGGAAGAATGGTGTTCTTTACCTTCTTGATCAAAGGGAACTGCCCTTCAGGAAGACCTACGTAAAATGCAGTACCGCCGCTGACGTCATGCTTGCCATCAACAATATGACGGTCCGGGGCGCGCCGCTTCTCGGCATCGTCGCCGCCTACGGCCTGGTGCTGGGGCTGAAAGAGCGCAAAGCGGCGCGACAGTCGATCGGTGCCAGGGACGTGGCCCGCATCGCCAAAAAGCTCGGCGATACACGCCCGACGGCCGTCAACCTGTTCTGGGCCTTGAGGAGAATGACAGAGGCCTTCAAGGGCCATGCCGGCGATGCGGACATCGTGGAGGACATGCTTGGCGAGGCGCTCGCCATCCACGTTGAGGACATCGAGAACAACAGGATACTTTCCCTCTACGGCGCGGAACTTATCGACGACGGTGACACCATCATGACCCACTGCAATGCGGGAGCTCTCGCCACCGGAGGCTACGGGACAGCCCTCGGTGTCATGCGCGCCGCCCATGAATCGGGCAAGAAGATAAAGGTCATCGCGACGGAGACGCGCCCCTATATGCAGGGGTCGCGCCTGACGGTCTGGGAACTCATGCAGGAGGGCATCCCCGTCGAGCTTGTTCCCGAGAACCATGCCGGGCTTCTGTGTTCAACCAGGGCGGTGAACAAGATCATAACGGGCGCAGACAGGATAGCGGCGAACGGGGACACGGCTAACAAGATCGGCACCTTCATGATCGCCCTTGCCGCGAACGCGTACAAGATACCCTTCTACATCGCCGCCCCGGTGTCGACCTTCGACAGGACCATCGAAGACGGGAGTCATATAGTCATCGAGGAGCGTAGCGCAAGGGAAGTGAAATACCTGGATGACCGGCTCCTGACGGTCAAGGACGCAAAGGCACGGTATTTCGGATTCGACGTCACCCCGTCCCGCTGCATCACTGGCTTCATCACCGAAAAAGGCATAATCGAGAAACCTTTTAAGAAATATATCAGGATGCTTTAG
- a CDS encoding D-alanine--D-alanine ligase — protein MDSNSFKNMKIGVLLGGRSSERTISLKSGGAVLESLARSGYDAVAIDARERLVEKLKKEKVGAAFIVLHGRWGEDGTVQGLLEIMGIPYTGPGVLGSSAAMDKAVMKYILQATGIPTPAYVIAGEGERIALKPPFVVKPANEGSTIGISLVHKTKDVPAAMDLALKYDRKIVVEEFVSGQEITVAVINGRALPVIEVRPLSGFYDFESKYTRGKTEYIVPAKISRHVAKKAQAIAMDVYRSFGLSGCVRTDMLIRDGIPLVIDINTSPGMTETSLVPKAWAHEGRTFDELIEEILTGASLKT, from the coding sequence ATGGATAGTAACAGCTTCAAAAATATGAAGATAGGCGTCCTTCTGGGAGGAAGGTCGTCGGAGCGGACAATATCCCTCAAAAGCGGCGGCGCCGTTCTGGAGAGCCTTGCCAGATCGGGATATGACGCAGTCGCCATCGATGCCAGGGAACGCCTCGTCGAAAAACTCAAAAAGGAGAAGGTCGGTGCCGCCTTCATCGTTCTCCATGGCAGATGGGGCGAGGACGGTACCGTCCAGGGCCTCCTTGAGATCATGGGGATACCCTACACGGGCCCCGGCGTCCTCGGTTCATCGGCAGCGATGGACAAGGCCGTTATGAAGTACATTCTCCAAGCGACGGGCATCCCCACGCCGGCCTACGTTATAGCGGGAGAGGGCGAGAGGATCGCCTTGAAGCCGCCCTTCGTCGTCAAGCCCGCGAACGAGGGATCGACGATCGGCATATCTCTGGTCCACAAGACAAAGGACGTGCCCGCCGCCATGGATCTCGCCCTGAAATATGACAGGAAGATCGTCGTCGAGGAGTTCGTATCGGGTCAGGAGATCACCGTGGCGGTCATAAACGGAAGGGCCCTTCCCGTCATCGAGGTGCGGCCGCTTTCCGGTTTTTACGATTTCGAATCAAAGTATACCAGGGGGAAGACGGAATATATCGTCCCCGCAAAAATATCACGGCATGTGGCGAAAAAAGCCCAGGCCATCGCCATGGACGTCTACCGGAGTTTCGGCCTCTCAGGATGCGTGCGAACAGACATGCTCATCAGGGACGGCATACCCCTCGTCATCGACATCAACACGTCTCCGGGGATGACGGAAACCTCTCTCGTCCCCAAGGCTTGGGCCCACGAGGGAAGGACATTTGATGAGCTTATCGAAGAAATACTGACGGGGGCATCGCTGAAGACATGA
- a CDS encoding single-stranded DNA-binding protein, producing MSNLNKVLLMGRLGADPELRYTTDGTPVATFRMATSESYKDKSGVKQERTEWHTIVIWRKLAEIAGEYLKKGRLVYIEGRIQSREYEGRDGVKRKVYEIVASDMKMLPTGQGGQGQPQEERRPFGAPKGQVEDDFVPEMEDDVPM from the coding sequence ATGTCCAATCTCAATAAAGTATTGCTCATGGGACGGCTCGGAGCGGACCCGGAGCTTCGGTATACAACCGACGGCACGCCCGTTGCGACCTTTCGCATGGCCACATCGGAATCATATAAAGACAAGTCCGGCGTCAAACAGGAACGGACGGAATGGCACACCATTGTCATATGGCGCAAGCTCGCCGAGATCGCCGGTGAGTACCTGAAAAAGGGAAGGCTCGTCTATATCGAGGGCAGGATACAGTCGCGCGAATACGAAGGGCGCGACGGCGTCAAACGCAAAGTGTACGAGATAGTCGCATCCGACATGAAGATGCTTCCCACGGGCCAGGGCGGGCAGGGCCAACCTCAAGAGGAACGCCGTCCTTTCGGCGCTCCGAAGGGACAGGTCGAGGACGATTTCGTCCCCGAGATGGAAGACGACGTCCCGATGTAG
- a CDS encoding radical SAM protein, which produces MVQKHTGKAGERRDYLLGEKGTVRKKWGGRIPVVVVFPNSYHVGMSNLATHILYKTLNDRDDIVCERLFYEEGRPLVSLESSRPLSSFEIAFFTLSFELDYPNILRILEDSEVPAFSRERPKEDPLLVAGGICVISNPEPLSPFFDLMVMGDIEATVPSLMERFIAVRASGKESVIGELETLPFVYNPDNLSLKHAEGGQIEAFEPADFAVTVERYRGETLGTSVITSSNTEFADMTLVEGTRGCPSRCSFCLLGNLYGFRTEDVEAAVGDARDVGIIGGGISFHPRIADIVGGLRSRGIGVHLPSLRLDKVPLGLIELIKDDVKTLTFGVEAATERLRRLLGKPMKDEEVISRIDAIMTLKSFNLKLYFMIGLPGETLDDIDKIPGLVKGIRHAMIKRGAPRGALGNITVHASPFVPKPATPFQWLPMADMDEMKQKISRLRNAFRKIDNTYFTHDSIKFSFLQAALSRGDRRVADTVIRLSRGDSLTRIIRESSVNLSFYALRERPCDETFPWDFIRGTTPKETLRKRFEALL; this is translated from the coding sequence ATGGTTCAGAAACACACAGGTAAGGCCGGTGAGCGAAGAGATTACCTTCTCGGGGAAAAAGGCACCGTCCGCAAGAAATGGGGAGGCAGGATACCCGTTGTTGTTGTTTTTCCCAACTCCTATCATGTGGGGATGTCGAACCTTGCGACGCATATCCTTTACAAGACGCTGAATGACCGCGATGATATTGTGTGCGAACGGCTCTTCTATGAGGAGGGCAGACCCCTTGTCTCGCTGGAGAGTTCGCGGCCCCTTTCCTCCTTCGAGATCGCCTTCTTCACCCTTTCCTTTGAACTCGACTACCCGAATATCCTCAGAATACTCGAAGACTCGGAAGTACCCGCTTTTTCACGGGAACGGCCGAAGGAAGACCCTCTTCTTGTCGCCGGGGGGATCTGCGTCATTTCCAATCCGGAACCTCTTTCGCCCTTTTTCGATCTCATGGTGATGGGCGACATCGAGGCAACCGTCCCCTCTCTCATGGAACGCTTCATTGCGGTCCGGGCATCCGGAAAGGAAAGTGTCATTGGTGAGCTGGAAACGCTTCCCTTTGTCTATAACCCTGACAATTTGTCGCTGAAGCATGCCGAGGGCGGACAGATCGAAGCCTTTGAGCCGGCCGATTTCGCCGTTACCGTAGAGCGCTACCGGGGGGAAACCCTCGGTACGTCCGTCATTACCTCATCGAACACCGAGTTCGCCGACATGACCCTCGTGGAAGGGACCCGAGGATGCCCCTCGCGCTGTTCTTTCTGTCTTCTCGGCAACCTCTACGGCTTTCGGACCGAGGATGTCGAGGCCGCGGTAGGGGACGCAAGGGACGTCGGTATTATCGGGGGAGGGATCTCCTTTCACCCGCGCATTGCGGATATCGTCGGCGGCCTCCGGTCCCGGGGCATAGGCGTGCACCTCCCCTCCCTTCGCCTTGACAAGGTCCCCCTCGGCCTCATCGAGCTGATCAAGGACGACGTGAAGACCCTCACCTTCGGCGTGGAGGCGGCAACGGAGCGCCTGCGCAGGCTCCTTGGCAAACCCATGAAGGATGAGGAGGTGATCTCGCGCATTGACGCCATTATGACCCTGAAGTCCTTCAACCTTAAACTCTATTTCATGATCGGACTCCCCGGCGAAACACTGGACGATATAGACAAGATACCCGGGCTGGTCAAAGGCATCCGCCACGCGATGATCAAGCGCGGCGCCCCACGAGGCGCCCTGGGCAACATCACTGTTCACGCAAGCCCCTTCGTGCCAAAACCGGCCACGCCCTTTCAATGGCTTCCCATGGCCGACATGGATGAGATGAAGCAGAAGATTTCCCGTCTCAGGAACGCCTTCAGAAAGATCGACAACACCTACTTCACCCACGATTCCATCAAGTTCAGCTTTCTTCAGGCCGCCCTCTCCCGCGGCGACCGGCGCGTCGCTGACACGGTCATACGCCTTTCCCGGGGCGACAGCCTCACCCGGATCATACGGGAAAGCTCCGTCAACCTCAGCTTCTATGCCCTTCGCGAACGCCCCTGCGACGAAACCTTCCCCTGGGACTTCATCCGCGGCACCACCCCGAAAGAAACTTTGCGCAAACGATTTGAAGCTCTCCTTTGA
- the murB gene encoding UDP-N-acetylmuramate dehydrogenase has protein sequence MDWKGIKGTVLTEVPMKRYTSMRVGGPAQLLLYPAGRADFSAMVRRLADDGTPYRFLGNGTNIVVSDEGIRAALIRITKMNRLHFQKTPDGAVADVGGGYSLKRFISECAKRGLGGLEKLYWIPGSVGGGIRMNAGSFGQSISDTVIGIDVLNRRGEIIEKAIRSQDFGYRTSPVGPHECVISGRFRLRTADVEELESDMDRVYRERKERHPMEYPSAGSVFKAVQGRSAWWFVEKAGLRGYRIGDACVSEKHTNFIVNLGHARARDIAALIEKIKQEVHSKLGVKLEEEVELWGFNG, from the coding sequence ATGGACTGGAAAGGAATAAAGGGGACGGTACTGACAGAGGTACCCATGAAACGCTACACCTCGATGAGGGTTGGCGGGCCGGCGCAGCTGCTTCTCTATCCCGCCGGAAGGGCCGATTTTTCCGCTATGGTGCGGCGCCTCGCCGACGACGGCACCCCCTACCGCTTCCTGGGCAACGGTACGAATATCGTCGTCAGTGACGAAGGGATACGAGCGGCGCTGATAAGGATAACCAAAATGAACCGCCTTCATTTCCAGAAAACCCCCGATGGCGCCGTCGCCGACGTAGGCGGAGGGTATTCCCTGAAGAGGTTCATAAGCGAGTGCGCAAAACGGGGCCTCGGAGGCCTTGAAAAACTATACTGGATACCCGGCAGCGTCGGCGGCGGCATCAGGATGAACGCCGGGAGTTTCGGCCAGTCGATATCGGATACCGTTATCGGGATCGATGTCCTGAACAGACGCGGCGAGATCATTGAAAAGGCGATCCGGTCCCAGGATTTCGGCTATCGCACCTCACCTGTGGGGCCGCATGAATGCGTCATCAGCGGCAGATTCCGTCTCAGGACCGCCGACGTGGAAGAGCTCGAAAGCGACATGGACCGCGTGTACCGGGAAAGAAAGGAACGCCACCCCATGGAATACCCTTCGGCGGGGTCGGTCTTCAAAGCGGTCCAGGGCCGATCGGCCTGGTGGTTCGTGGAAAAGGCGGGCCTGAGAGGGTACCGCATAGGCGATGCCTGCGTCTCGGAGAAACACACCAACTTCATCGTGAACCTGGGGCACGCACGGGCCCGCGACATTGCGGCCCTCATTGAAAAGATAAAACAGGAGGTCCACTCGAAGCTTGGGGTAAAGCTCGAAGAAGAGGTGGAGCTCTGGGGGTTCAATGGATAG